Proteins encoded in a region of the Flavobacteriaceae bacterium HL-DH10 genome:
- a CDS encoding OmpA family protein, with translation MKLKNYLLACILSFIGFSTFAQYGSQKKADNLFNKFSYSNAIKVYKSLIDKDYNADYATRQLADSYAFLRNPDSAVVYYKKAVEQENIPIEYYYNYAQALRGVKNYKEYRIWMRRFKKAGGKINEDNLLKDSDFVNSIFNAKLQYFLTDVNFNSKYSDFGAYEHDGKIYFSSSRDEGVSSNHIYGWNGEPFLDIYTANDRTDNLINHKSKLKGSINSIYHDGPLTITKDGKTIYFSRNDYNKNVLGKNEEGISNLKIYKATLVDDKWTNIEELPFNNNSYSTGHPALNKDETKLYFASDMPGGIGGTDIYYVEINNGSYGEPKNAGNIINTNKNERFPFINSEDVLFFASDGHPGLGLLDIFGTVSDKNNNIVSVINLGVPVNSSKDDFSFFMNDDGLSGYFASNRNGGVGSDDIYAYDRIPQLKIEGTVADTLNNPIANATVELFDKNGNIIAYLDTDDEGYYEINIDRDSNYNLNAKKEGYTDNTKFVSSKGIERSIKSITADFVLNYKKVVIPITELYPIYFDFNKYDIRKESTTELDRIVNLMMNTYPDMVIKIESYTDSRGTAEYNKKLSIERADATYKYLINKGVDPDRITEYNGYGEQNLVNGCDGTFNCTEAQHQLNRRTQFIVIKME, from the coding sequence ATGAAACTAAAAAACTATTTATTAGCTTGTATTTTATCTTTTATTGGCTTTTCAACATTTGCTCAATATGGATCACAAAAAAAAGCCGATAATTTATTTAATAAATTTTCGTATTCAAATGCTATAAAAGTATATAAATCGCTTATAGATAAAGATTACAATGCAGATTATGCTACTAGACAATTAGCAGATAGTTATGCTTTTTTAAGAAATCCAGATAGTGCTGTTGTGTACTATAAAAAAGCTGTTGAGCAAGAAAATATTCCTATAGAATATTATTATAATTATGCACAAGCTTTAAGAGGTGTAAAAAATTATAAAGAATACCGTATTTGGATGCGTCGTTTTAAAAAAGCTGGTGGTAAAATTAATGAAGATAATCTTCTAAAAGATAGCGATTTTGTTAATTCTATTTTTAATGCAAAGCTGCAATACTTTTTAACCGATGTAAATTTTAATTCAAAATATAGCGATTTTGGGGCTTATGAACATGATGGTAAAATATATTTTTCATCGTCTAGAGACGAAGGTGTTTCATCAAACCACATCTATGGATGGAACGGCGAACCTTTTTTAGATATTTATACAGCAAATGACAGAACCGATAATTTAATTAATCATAAATCTAAACTAAAAGGATCTATTAATTCTATTTATCATGATGGTCCTTTAACGATAACTAAAGATGGCAAAACCATCTATTTTTCAAGAAATGATTACAATAAAAACGTTTTAGGGAAAAATGAAGAAGGAATAAGTAATCTTAAAATTTACAAGGCAACTCTCGTTGACGACAAATGGACAAATATTGAAGAACTTCCTTTTAATAATAACTCCTACTCTACTGGTCATCCTGCATTAAATAAAGATGAAACAAAATTATATTTTGCTTCAGATATGCCTGGAGGTATTGGTGGAACAGATATTTATTATGTAGAAATAAATAATGGCTCTTACGGAGAACCTAAAAATGCAGGAAACATTATTAACACAAACAAAAATGAACGATTTCCTTTTATTAATAGTGAAGATGTTTTGTTTTTTGCTTCCGATGGACATCCTGGATTAGGTTTGTTAGATATTTTCGGAACAGTTTCTGATAAAAACAATAATATTGTTAGTGTTATAAATTTAGGTGTACCTGTTAATTCTAGTAAAGATGATTTCTCTTTCTTTATGAATGATGACGGATTATCAGGTTATTTTGCTTCCAATAGAAACGGAGGTGTTGGTAGTGATGATATTTATGCTTACGACAGAATTCCTCAATTAAAAATAGAAGGAACGGTTGCAGATACTCTTAATAATCCTATAGCAAACGCTACTGTTGAATTATTTGATAAAAACGGAAATATAATTGCCTATTTAGATACGGATGATGAAGGCTATTATGAAATAAACATTGATAGAGATTCTAACTATAACCTAAATGCTAAAAAAGAGGGGTATACTGACAACACGAAGTTTGTTTCTTCTAAAGGCATTGAACGTAGTATAAAAAGTATTACAGCCGATTTTGTGCTAAACTATAAAAAAGTAGTTATACCTATTACAGAACTCTACCCTATTTACTTTGATTTTAATAAATATGATATTAGAAAAGAGAGTACGACTGAATTAGATAGAATAGTTAATCTAATGATGAACACCTACCCAGATATGGTAATTAAAATTGAATCTTATACAGATTCTAGAGGAACAGCTGAATACAATAAAAAATTATCTATTGAAAGAGCTGATGCTACTTATAAATATTTAATAAATAAAGGTGTAGATCCTGATAGAATAACTGAATATAATGGCTATGGTGAGCAAAATTTAGTAAATGGTTGTGATGGTACTTTTAATTGTACTGAAGCGCAACACCAACTTAATAGACGTACACAATTTATTGTGATAAAAATGGAATAA